From the genome of Pelobacter propionicus DSM 2379, one region includes:
- a CDS encoding ATP-binding domain-containing protein, with amino-acid sequence MNEQPPFDIVLREQQRLSELLSSIEETARQNRTKIANHETYMAELKKERLDSVSWREKNSLTEKLIENDAFDPAKYLASFQMTDSPYFGIVGINDCDRRLGAREYRIGKQGFVSHDNRALVVDWRKAPISRFFYDYELGDEYCETIQGKEREGVITRRDTVEIAKRRLRRMECGDDVFELAGGGWVKNPKQYHSTTDTKLANQDHRMVDIVSLISPDQFHMITAEATDGCTLITGGAGSGKTVVSLHRLSCLQFNDPDRFTPERCLVLMFNKVLRNYVRQTSADLLGTTRVDTFSAWALSAITALTGKVIKPVVGDALTARKKSSRLSALLARYVREVQEVEPLQDLWRFYGQPYVLDALFVDGTGREEFLADLRLRYSVRSQAVSFADLSVLLRLCQLRENEGPVREALDWYAHIIVDEGQDLSLLELEAILAATDRHSSITLSADSRQKILSWVDAADFDLFRTNLKEVGVSNETLSVSYRCPTEIMALAARISNRDSEQVGRHSGALEYHRAEDEEGALALLRRLVEQLTSEDRNSLTAVICKKKSDEKMLHKALAGIPGLHQQGELTFEPGALVTIAHQVKGVEFANVILYDPNSRNFRKSALDRNLLYVCVTRASRRLDIVYWRELAAGLA; translated from the coding sequence ATGAATGAACAACCTCCATTTGACATAGTCCTTCGGGAGCAGCAGCGCCTGTCCGAACTGCTCAGCTCCATCGAGGAGACGGCCCGACAGAACAGGACCAAGATCGCCAATCATGAAACTTACATGGCTGAACTGAAGAAGGAACGCCTGGACTCCGTCAGCTGGCGCGAAAAAAACTCGCTGACGGAAAAACTGATCGAGAACGACGCGTTTGATCCTGCCAAATATCTTGCCTCCTTCCAGATGACGGACAGCCCGTACTTCGGCATTGTGGGGATCAACGACTGCGACAGGAGGCTCGGAGCCCGAGAATATCGGATCGGCAAGCAGGGCTTTGTCTCCCATGACAACCGGGCTTTGGTCGTTGACTGGCGAAAAGCCCCCATCTCCCGCTTTTTCTATGACTATGAGCTGGGGGATGAGTACTGCGAAACCATTCAGGGCAAAGAGCGGGAAGGGGTGATAACCCGGCGTGACACGGTGGAGATCGCGAAACGCCGGCTGCGGCGCATGGAGTGCGGCGATGATGTGTTTGAGCTAGCCGGCGGCGGATGGGTGAAAAACCCAAAGCAGTATCACTCGACCACCGACACCAAGCTGGCCAACCAGGACCACCGCATGGTGGATATCGTTTCGCTCATCTCTCCCGATCAGTTCCATATGATTACGGCGGAAGCCACTGACGGCTGTACCCTGATCACTGGCGGTGCCGGCAGCGGCAAGACGGTGGTGAGCCTCCACCGGCTGTCGTGCCTGCAGTTCAACGACCCGGACCGGTTCACCCCTGAGCGCTGCCTCGTCCTCATGTTCAACAAGGTGCTCCGCAACTACGTCCGGCAGACCTCTGCCGACCTGCTCGGCACCACGCGGGTGGACACGTTCAGCGCCTGGGCCCTGAGCGCCATCACCGCCCTGACCGGCAAGGTCATCAAGCCGGTTGTGGGCGATGCCCTGACGGCTCGGAAGAAATCGTCACGCCTGTCCGCATTGCTGGCCCGCTATGTCAGGGAGGTGCAGGAGGTGGAGCCGCTTCAGGATCTGTGGCGGTTTTACGGCCAGCCGTACGTCCTGGATGCCCTGTTTGTGGATGGAACGGGGAGAGAAGAATTTCTGGCAGACCTGCGCCTGCGCTACTCGGTCAGAAGCCAGGCAGTGTCGTTTGCCGACCTGAGCGTGCTGCTCAGGCTCTGTCAGCTGCGGGAAAATGAGGGTCCGGTCCGTGAGGCCCTGGACTGGTACGCCCATATCATTGTGGATGAGGGGCAGGACCTTTCGCTCCTGGAGCTGGAGGCGATCCTCGCGGCAACGGACAGGCATAGCAGCATAACCCTCAGCGCCGACAGCAGACAGAAGATTTTGTCCTGGGTGGATGCGGCCGACTTCGATCTGTTCCGCACGAACCTGAAGGAGGTCGGGGTGAGCAACGAGACCCTGTCCGTTTCCTACCGCTGCCCCACGGAGATCATGGCCCTGGCCGCTAGGATCAGCAACCGTGACAGCGAGCAGGTGGGCAGGCATTCCGGCGCCCTGGAGTACCACAGGGCAGAGGATGAGGAGGGTGCACTGGCGCTGTTGCGCCGGTTGGTTGAACAGCTGACGTCCGAGGACAGGAACAGCCTGACCGCCGTCATCTGCAAGAAAAAGTCGGACGAGAAGATGCTCCACAAGGCCCTGGCCGGTATACCCGGGCTGCATCAACAGGGTGAGTTGACCTTCGAGCCGGGAGCCCTGGTCACCATCGCCCATCAGGTGAAGGGAGTGGAATTCGCCAACGTGATCCTGTACGACCCGAATTCCAGGAATTTCAGGAAGTCCGCCCTGGACCGGAATCTGCTCTATGTCTGCGTTACCCGCGCCAGCAGGCGTCTGGACATCGTGTACTGGAGGGAGCTTGCCGCGGGGCTGGCGTAA
- a CDS encoding ATP-dependent helicase: MKKLNPQQFLAVRHTEGPLLILAGAGSGKTQVITTRIVHLIKDRQVPAENILAVTFTNKAAREMRERVASMAGKSSEGIIISTFHSLGVRILRRDIRSLGFKPNFSIYSSSDQAGVLRQAMRERNIDPKQCDPDSILWRISGAKNRLVGPYEFKPTSDDRIELATASVYPRYQELLKGFNAIDFDDIIMLSVKLLQSTPAILEHWQKRFSHIMVDEYQDTNASQYLLISLLAKLHGNLCVVGDDDQSIYGWRGAEVRNILNFEHDHAGCRVIKLEQNYRSTSSILDAANSVIKNNQLRTDKALWTALGKGREIDLIVAGSEEDEAAKVVESMLMEQFRDKLSWSDLAILYRSNSQSRAFEEKLRQERIPYVVIGGQQFYERKEVKDAIAYLKVIDNPSDEASLLRIINFPRRGIGDNTLVRLNQWSLEHDLPLFQTLARVRDIPDISESSKKAVEAFHAMMRGVMEGFKNIRMGEQVNALFNRLRIEDELYRTLNDASQARKRIENIEQVVNSLAVYEEQNPKGTLSAFLERISLLDEDKPNEDDKEHGRDAVTLMSLHSSKGLEFSHVFLVGMEEDLLPHKRSIEEDPTVAEERRLCYVGITRARRHLTISRCRTRRKYGAVEQRNPSRFLDEIPEHLLNSEGGEQQEGAKDSDSMAADFFAQMLGENSDQ; the protein is encoded by the coding sequence ATGAAGAAACTCAACCCGCAACAGTTCCTGGCAGTGCGCCACACCGAGGGGCCGCTCCTGATCCTGGCCGGGGCAGGCTCCGGCAAGACCCAGGTCATCACCACCCGCATCGTCCACCTGATCAAGGACAGACAGGTCCCGGCGGAGAATATCCTGGCGGTGACCTTCACCAACAAGGCGGCCCGCGAGATGCGCGAACGGGTCGCCTCCATGGCCGGTAAAAGTTCCGAGGGGATCATCATCTCCACCTTCCACTCCCTGGGGGTGCGTATCCTCAGGCGCGACATCCGGTCACTGGGATTCAAACCCAACTTCTCCATCTACTCATCCTCGGACCAGGCCGGGGTCCTGCGCCAGGCCATGCGCGAGCGCAACATCGACCCCAAGCAGTGCGACCCGGACAGCATCCTCTGGCGCATCTCCGGCGCCAAGAACCGGCTGGTAGGGCCCTACGAGTTCAAACCGACCAGTGACGACCGCATCGAGCTGGCCACGGCCAGCGTCTACCCCCGCTACCAGGAGCTGCTGAAAGGCTTCAACGCCATCGACTTCGACGACATCATCATGCTGTCGGTCAAGCTGCTGCAGTCCACCCCGGCCATCCTGGAGCACTGGCAGAAGCGCTTCAGCCACATCATGGTGGACGAGTACCAGGACACCAACGCCTCCCAGTACCTGCTCATCTCGCTCCTGGCAAAGCTGCACGGCAACCTGTGCGTGGTGGGGGACGACGACCAGTCCATCTACGGCTGGCGCGGGGCCGAGGTGCGCAACATCCTCAACTTCGAGCATGACCACGCCGGCTGCCGGGTGATCAAGCTGGAGCAGAACTACCGCTCCACCAGCTCCATCCTGGATGCCGCCAACAGCGTCATCAAAAACAACCAGCTGCGCACGGACAAGGCGCTCTGGACCGCCCTGGGCAAGGGCCGCGAGATCGACCTGATCGTGGCCGGGAGCGAGGAGGACGAGGCGGCCAAGGTGGTGGAGAGCATGCTGATGGAGCAGTTCCGCGACAAGCTCTCTTGGTCGGACCTGGCCATCCTCTACCGCTCCAACTCCCAGAGCCGGGCCTTCGAGGAGAAGCTGCGCCAGGAGCGCATCCCCTACGTGGTCATCGGCGGCCAGCAGTTCTACGAGCGCAAGGAGGTCAAGGACGCCATCGCCTACCTGAAGGTGATCGACAACCCCAGCGACGAGGCGTCGCTCCTACGCATCATCAACTTCCCCCGCCGGGGGATCGGCGACAACACGCTGGTGCGGCTGAACCAGTGGTCCCTGGAGCACGACCTGCCGTTGTTCCAGACATTGGCACGGGTGCGGGATATCCCGGACATATCCGAGTCGTCCAAGAAGGCGGTGGAGGCGTTCCACGCCATGATGCGGGGGGTAATGGAGGGGTTCAAAAATATCCGCATGGGGGAGCAGGTCAATGCCCTGTTCAACCGGCTGCGCATCGAGGATGAGCTGTACCGCACCCTGAACGACGCAAGCCAGGCCCGAAAGCGCATCGAGAACATCGAGCAGGTGGTCAACTCCCTGGCCGTGTACGAGGAGCAGAATCCCAAGGGCACCCTGTCCGCTTTCCTGGAACGCATCTCGCTTTTGGACGAGGACAAACCAAACGAGGACGACAAGGAGCATGGTCGCGACGCGGTCACGCTCATGTCGCTGCACTCCAGCAAGGGGCTGGAGTTCAGCCACGTCTTCCTGGTGGGGATGGAGGAGGACCTGCTGCCCCACAAGCGCTCCATCGAGGAGGACCCGACGGTGGCCGAGGAGCGGCGCCTCTGCTACGTGGGCATCACCCGCGCCCGGCGCCACCTGACCATCTCCCGCTGCCGCACGCGCAGGAAGTACGGGGCGGTGGAACAGCGCAACCCCAGCCGCTTCCTGGACGAAATACCGGAGCATCTTTTGAACAGCGAGGGGGGCGAACAGCAGGAGGGGGCAAAGGATTCAGACTCCATGGCAGCCGACTTCTTCGCCCAGATGCTGGGGGAAAACAGTGATCAGTGA
- a CDS encoding DEAD/DEAH box helicase, producing MSFETLGLRAELLSAIAAQGYTNPTPIQTGAIPAIFEGCDLLAGAQTGTGKTAAFALPIVQMLGENIPPDKRRRPRALVLVPTRELAAQVSEQMNNYARRLSLRSTMIYGGVNIQAQIERLHRGVDIVVATPGRLLDHAERGTVNLSRIKFLVLDEADRMLDLGFIDAIHKVAQYLPVKRQTLLFSATYSQSIKQLADELLNQPRRIEVARRNIAADAVTQAVYQIERSRKREMLSFLIRTGRWNQVLVFARTRYGADKLTEELLLDGIKASAIHSNKSQSLRTRTLAEFKRGEFRVLVATDVAARGLDIERLPHVVNYDLPQVPEDYVHRIGRTGRAGEDGVALSLVSREEQPLLQAIEKLLKYAIPRQTLAEFPQYAAKRSIEVKESKQAKEKSKARKTREKLTQAPEKTRTSRRKKVVEERPAPKTGRRGARS from the coding sequence ATGTCTTTTGAAACTCTTGGCCTGCGCGCCGAGCTGCTGAGCGCGATTGCCGCCCAGGGCTATACCAATCCGACCCCCATCCAGACCGGGGCGATCCCGGCGATTTTCGAGGGCTGCGACCTGCTGGCCGGTGCCCAGACCGGCACCGGCAAGACTGCGGCGTTTGCCCTGCCGATCGTGCAGATGCTGGGTGAAAATATTCCCCCGGACAAACGCCGCCGGCCGCGCGCGTTGGTCCTGGTTCCGACCCGCGAGCTGGCGGCCCAGGTCAGCGAGCAGATGAACAATTACGCCCGCCGCCTGTCGCTGCGCTCCACGATGATCTACGGCGGGGTGAACATCCAGGCGCAGATCGAACGGCTGCACCGCGGCGTGGATATCGTGGTCGCCACGCCGGGGCGGCTGCTCGATCACGCGGAACGGGGCACCGTGAACCTTTCCCGGATCAAGTTTCTGGTGCTGGACGAGGCCGATCGCATGCTTGATCTGGGATTTATCGACGCTATCCACAAGGTGGCGCAGTATCTGCCGGTCAAGCGCCAGACTCTGCTCTTTTCGGCAACCTATTCCCAGAGCATCAAGCAGCTGGCCGACGAGCTGCTCAATCAGCCGCGGCGGATCGAAGTGGCGCGCCGCAATATCGCCGCCGACGCGGTTACCCAGGCGGTCTATCAGATCGAACGTAGCCGCAAACGGGAAATGCTCTCGTTCCTGATCCGCACGGGGAGATGGAATCAGGTGCTGGTCTTCGCCCGCACCCGTTACGGCGCGGACAAGCTGACTGAAGAATTGCTCCTTGACGGGATCAAGGCTTCCGCCATTCACAGCAACAAGAGCCAGTCGCTCCGGACGCGTACCCTGGCGGAGTTCAAGCGGGGTGAGTTTCGCGTGCTGGTGGCGACCGATGTGGCGGCGCGCGGGCTCGACATCGAGCGCCTGCCGCATGTGGTGAATTACGATCTGCCCCAGGTTCCCGAAGACTATGTGCATCGGATCGGTCGCACCGGCCGGGCCGGAGAGGACGGGGTGGCTCTCTCGCTGGTCAGCCGGGAAGAGCAGCCGCTGCTGCAGGCGATTGAGAAACTGCTCAAGTATGCCATCCCGCGTCAGACCCTGGCGGAGTTCCCGCAGTATGCGGCCAAACGGAGTATCGAGGTAAAGGAAAGCAAGCAGGCCAAGGAAAAGTCCAAGGCTAGGAAGACACGGGAAAAGCTGACGCAGGCTCCGGAAAAGACCAGGACTTCCCGACGAAAAAAAGTCGTGGAAGAGAGGCCCGCCCCCAAAACCGGTCGCCGGGGGGCCAGGTCGTAA
- a CDS encoding deoxyguanosinetriphosphate triphosphohydrolase: MSDSVERADLASYACSSALSLGRKHVEEFRDNRPAFERDRDRIIHCAAFRRLEYKTQVFVNHEGDYYRTRLTHSLEVSQIGRAIARKLHLNEELTEALALAHDLGHTPFGHTGEEVLDRLMEDFGGFEHNLQSFRVVDSLEERYPGFNGLNLTWEVREGIIKHASPYDAPLDIMKEYLPGVVPSIEAQIINSADEIAYNNHDIDDGLKAGHLSLAMLEEVDLWRQVSSGVRGKYPAIDDRRLVYQTISALIGLQLTDLCAMIESNLERLGIVTTDDLRLVNSCVAQFSDDIITRNAELKRFLFEKLYRHHKVDKMRVKAEIVITRLFETYLRFPNLLPPKYQARYQRCGLQRVVCDYIAGMTDRFAMDEYRRLFEPYERM, encoded by the coding sequence ATGAGCGATTCCGTCGAACGAGCCGATCTGGCGTCCTATGCCTGCAGCAGCGCCCTCTCCCTGGGCAGGAAGCATGTCGAGGAGTTCCGCGACAACCGCCCGGCCTTCGAGCGCGACCGGGACCGGATCATCCACTGCGCTGCCTTCCGCAGGCTGGAGTACAAGACCCAGGTGTTCGTCAACCACGAGGGGGACTACTATCGCACCCGGTTGACCCACTCCCTGGAGGTCTCCCAGATCGGCCGTGCCATCGCCCGAAAGCTCCATCTCAACGAGGAGTTGACCGAGGCGCTGGCCCTGGCCCACGACCTGGGGCACACCCCCTTCGGCCATACCGGCGAGGAGGTGCTGGACCGGTTGATGGAGGATTTCGGCGGCTTCGAGCACAACCTGCAGTCATTCCGTGTGGTGGACTCGCTGGAGGAACGCTACCCCGGCTTCAACGGACTCAACCTGACCTGGGAGGTGCGCGAGGGGATCATCAAGCATGCCAGTCCCTACGATGCCCCCCTGGATATCATGAAGGAATATCTGCCGGGGGTGGTGCCCTCCATCGAAGCCCAGATCATCAACTCTGCCGACGAGATCGCCTACAACAATCACGACATCGACGACGGGCTCAAGGCGGGGCATCTCTCCCTGGCCATGCTGGAAGAGGTCGACCTGTGGCGCCAGGTCAGCTCAGGGGTGCGGGGCAAATACCCTGCCATCGACGACAGGCGGCTGGTGTACCAGACCATCAGCGCCCTGATCGGCCTGCAACTCACCGACCTGTGCGCCATGATCGAGTCCAACCTGGAGCGCTTGGGCATCGTCACCACCGATGATCTGCGGCTGGTGAACAGCTGCGTGGCCCAGTTCAGCGACGATATTATCACCCGCAATGCAGAGTTGAAACGCTTCCTGTTCGAGAAGCTTTACCGCCACCATAAGGTGGACAAGATGCGGGTCAAGGCCGAGATCGTGATCACCCGCCTGTTCGAGACCTATCTCCGTTTCCCCAACCTTTTGCCGCCCAAGTATCAGGCCCGCTACCAGCGCTGCGGTCTGCAGCGGGTGGTCTGCGACTACATCGCCGGCATGACCGACCGTTTCGCCATGGACGAATACCGCCGCCTGTTCGAACCGTACGAGAGGATGTAG
- a CDS encoding prevent-host-death protein: MPHISANDLKVKGVSAIEAMLATQPEAVISVRGKERFVVMSMDHYHYLRECELEAALAQTRADLAGGRFVKESAEDHLARLKGA; encoded by the coding sequence ATGCCGCATATATCTGCAAACGATTTGAAAGTTAAAGGGGTTTCCGCAATTGAAGCCATGCTTGCCACGCAGCCGGAAGCGGTTATTTCAGTTCGCGGCAAGGAGCGGTTCGTGGTGATGAGTATGGACCATTATCATTATCTGCGCGAGTGTGAACTGGAAGCCGCTCTTGCACAGACCCGTGCCGATCTTGCCGGAGGGCGTTTTGTCAAAGAGAGCGCCGAAGATCACCTGGCCCGCCTCAAGGGCGCTTGA
- a CDS encoding BrnA antitoxin family protein, which yields MKEKHTSRPSRTDWGRVTKMKDEEIDYSDIPPLRDNFFKDAQIRWPEKKKQVTLRIDLDVIEFFKKQGKGHQSMINAVTSRTAKCCNPIEISYQAEEGRIVSFQAGVP from the coding sequence ATGAAAGAGAAGCATACTTCAAGGCCTTCGCGCACTGATTGGGGGCGGGTTACAAAGATGAAGGACGAAGAGATCGATTACTCCGACATCCCGCCCCTTCGCGACAACTTCTTTAAAGATGCCCAAATCCGCTGGCCGGAGAAGAAAAAACAGGTCACTCTGCGCATAGATCTGGATGTGATCGAGTTCTTCAAGAAACAGGGGAAAGGCCACCAATCCATGATCAATGCCGTTACATCGAGGACTGCGAAGTGCTGTAACCCCATCGAAATCAGTTATCAGGCGGAAGAAGGCAGGATCGTCTCGTTCCAGGCCGGGGTTCCATGA
- the pyrR gene encoding bifunctional pyr operon transcriptional regulator/uracil phosphoribosyltransferase PyrR codes for MADEKTVILDNSGIKRALTRISHEILERNKGLDDVVLIGIRSGGAFLATELAATLEDIEGIKPAVGTVDITLYRDDVGSSQSRQPVGRTDIPFSVENKRVVLVDDVLCTGRTIRAAMDALMDHGRPRCIQLAVLIDRGHRDLPIRADYVGRNVPTSMKENVQVIFDAANHACEVLLEK; via the coding sequence ATGGCAGACGAAAAGACCGTGATTCTGGACAACTCCGGCATAAAACGGGCCTTGACCCGCATTTCCCACGAGATTCTGGAGCGCAACAAGGGGCTGGATGACGTCGTCCTGATCGGCATCCGTTCCGGCGGGGCCTTCCTGGCAACGGAACTTGCCGCTACCCTTGAGGATATCGAAGGGATAAAGCCGGCGGTGGGGACGGTGGACATCACCCTCTACCGTGACGATGTGGGCAGCAGCCAGTCCCGCCAGCCGGTGGGCAGGACCGACATCCCCTTCTCCGTGGAGAACAAACGGGTCGTGCTGGTGGATGACGTGCTCTGTACCGGCCGCACCATTCGCGCCGCCATGGACGCCCTGATGGACCACGGCCGGCCCCGCTGCATCCAGCTGGCGGTGCTGATCGACCGGGGGCACCGCGATCTCCCCATCCGGGCCGACTACGTGGGGCGCAACGTGCCGACCAGCATGAAAGAGAACGT
- a CDS encoding type II toxin-antitoxin system RelE/ParE family toxin encodes MSWSLVFTEQYEKRALRFLKRHPELEKQYLKTLQLLEANPLHPSLRQHPLSGRLAGLHSVSINLSYRITLEFLMKDQEIIPVNVGDHDSVY; translated from the coding sequence ATGAGTTGGTCTTTGGTATTTACCGAGCAGTACGAAAAACGTGCCCTGCGTTTTCTGAAACGCCATCCGGAGCTTGAAAAACAGTATCTGAAAACCCTGCAACTTCTGGAGGCTAACCCTCTCCATCCCTCATTGCGCCAGCATCCGCTTTCAGGACGACTTGCCGGTTTGCACTCGGTTTCAATCAACCTGTCTTATCGCATCACGCTGGAGTTTCTGATGAAAGACCAGGAAATTATTCCGGTGAACGTTGGCGACCACGATTCGGTGTACTGA
- a CDS encoding methyltransferase, with translation MDRSSRNRLTEKLLHKFTGDTLFDTIARAVCRAGCLPRKELYEAWEVARRVRRRFRGGRIVDLACGHGLLAQILLLLDDSSPVALAVDRQIPKSAVALAVAMNDCWPRLKDRIRFVETDLREVVLHHDDLIVSAHACGGLTDLILDRAVEARARVAVLPCCHDLKGADLGGLEGWLPGPLAMDAVRVFQLRSQGYRVFTQQIPGDITPKNRLLIAEPELTLGVKLDNWQWRTERFLG, from the coding sequence ATGGATCGCTCGTCACGCAATCGGCTTACCGAAAAACTCCTCCATAAATTTACCGGAGACACCCTGTTTGACACCATCGCCCGGGCGGTCTGTCGTGCCGGTTGTCTGCCGCGCAAGGAGCTGTACGAAGCATGGGAAGTTGCAAGGCGGGTGCGACGGCGCTTCAGAGGGGGGCGGATAGTCGACCTTGCCTGTGGTCACGGACTGCTGGCGCAGATCCTCCTGCTGCTTGACGACAGTTCTCCTGTGGCCCTGGCTGTTGATCGGCAGATCCCGAAGAGTGCCGTCGCCCTGGCAGTAGCGATGAACGATTGCTGGCCGCGTTTGAAGGACAGAATCCGGTTTGTCGAGACGGATCTGCGGGAGGTAGTGTTGCATCACGATGATCTGATAGTCTCGGCGCATGCCTGCGGCGGACTGACGGACCTGATACTCGACCGGGCGGTTGAAGCACGAGCCAGAGTTGCAGTGTTGCCCTGCTGTCACGATCTCAAGGGTGCCGATCTCGGTGGCCTGGAGGGCTGGCTGCCTGGTCCGCTGGCAATGGATGCAGTCCGCGTGTTCCAATTGCGCTCCCAGGGGTACCGTGTGTTCACCCAGCAGATCCCGGGGGATATCACGCCGAAAAACAGACTGCTGATCGCTGAGCCGGAACTCACTCTGGGAGTAAAGCTGGACAACTGGCAGTGGCGGACGGAACGTTTTTTAGGATAA